From the genome of Nitrospirota bacterium, one region includes:
- a CDS encoding cytochrome C: MKKLNVSIFVVVAALVSLIAAAILLGPGCGSSSDKGHWQPGNNTTAPQIEGTPLNAVFGQRFFSKADNRTYIYDGNQWVPHDNTVDDYYASQSANTTSSLPNVNNRSMTQDEVRSAPCVTSDGTGAHPKHAGFACSICHMVGGILCFNPAGPATGTGTPPSFDAASKTCSNIACHGVKAGTFSYYMPGNEMDADGYPIPELKTAPYGGNIVGNTPSWYATGVGCTACHGNPSSYNNNYYPWHSGNHANSQNLGAGPGPNDCELCHNDPTKPYPNYVPIALSSGGHGYQINSAAAAQHANGTATVYAKFKTLCFACH; this comes from the coding sequence ATGAAAAAATTAAATGTAAGTATTTTTGTAGTTGTTGCTGCTCTTGTGTCATTGATTGCAGCGGCAATTCTGCTCGGTCCGGGATGTGGTTCCAGCTCTGACAAAGGGCATTGGCAGCCGGGGAATAATACAACAGCTCCGCAAATAGAAGGGACCCCGCTCAACGCCGTATTTGGCCAGCGTTTTTTCAGCAAGGCCGATAACCGGACATACATCTATGATGGCAATCAATGGGTACCTCACGACAATACCGTCGACGATTATTATGCGAGTCAGAGCGCGAACACAACATCGTCTCTGCCTAACGTCAACAACAGGTCAATGACCCAGGACGAAGTCAGGAGCGCGCCTTGCGTGACAAGCGACGGAACAGGCGCGCATCCCAAACATGCCGGTTTCGCTTGCTCGATTTGTCACATGGTCGGCGGCATCTTATGCTTCAATCCGGCCGGACCGGCCACCGGCACCGGCACACCACCGTCCTTTGATGCGGCATCCAAGACTTGCTCGAACATTGCTTGCCATGGTGTTAAGGCCGGCACGTTCAGCTATTACATGCCCGGCAATGAAATGGACGCGGATGGATATCCGATACCTGAACTGAAGACGGCGCCTTATGGTGGAAATATCGTTGGGAATACGCCATCTTGGTATGCAACAGGTGTGGGCTGCACGGCTTGCCACGGTAATCCATCTTCCTATAATAATAATTACTACCCCTGGCATAGTGGCAACCACGCCAACAGTCAGAATCTCGGAGCTGGTCCTGGTCCCAATGATTGCGAGCTTTGCCATAACGACCCGACAAAACCGTATCCTAATTATGTGCCGATCGCTCTCAGTTCGGGTGGCCATGGTTACCAGATTAATTCAGCCGCAGCAGCACAGCATGCTAACGGAACCGCCACCGTATATGCAAAGTTCAAGACTCTATGTTTTGCCTGTCATTAA
- a CDS encoding tetratricopeptide repeat protein has protein sequence MIRLFRKTHIIPALIFLVGFLAYANTFTVPFQFDDDAYIVNNPIIRTFHYFFAPSEVTGLTERTPTAVPPALRYAFMTRMLGYFTFAVNYHLHGLDVIGYHAVNLAIHLLNGMFVFLILRTTLKRVRFTDAAAERIKHEDFFAGSIALLFVSHPIQTQAVTYISQRFASLAAFFYLLSFLLYLRSCLSSAGRWRTAAYGGALVSAVAAMLTKEFTITLPLMLALYDITFLPGSMRDRIRRLAPFAATLAIIPALVFIQQGTLHDLDSTMRTITAADSSNIPRGHYLLTQFRVVALYLRLLFIPLGQNIDHDVPVYTSLFAPAVLFSFLLLLLLIAAALWLYVVSKRKPGHPELMLAAFGILWFFITLSVESSIIPLGELAAEYRLYLPSIGISMAVVSLGHYAAKMFSLRPSFLYGACALVVIALSTASSLRNTVWASETALWEDAARKSPARVRPHQNLGTYYGTQGRLEDAKRELLAALALAPADFELHNNLGVIYKRMGLFDEAEREYTIVLKLSPGDVMARYNLGNVYLAQGKVPEAIREYELTVKLIPDYDEAHNNLGIAYQKSGQFDAAIREFNRALQLNPQNEHVRRNLEAAVRKLSLPH, from the coding sequence ATGATACGTCTGTTTCGCAAAACCCACATTATACCTGCGCTGATCTTCCTCGTCGGGTTCCTGGCGTACGCGAACACGTTCACGGTCCCCTTTCAGTTCGATGACGACGCCTATATCGTCAACAACCCGATCATCAGGACATTCCACTATTTTTTTGCCCCATCGGAAGTAACCGGCCTTACGGAGCGCACCCCGACGGCCGTCCCCCCCGCATTACGCTATGCCTTCATGACCCGCATGCTGGGGTATTTCACGTTTGCCGTCAACTATCACCTGCACGGCCTGGACGTGATCGGCTATCACGCGGTGAATCTGGCGATCCACCTTCTGAACGGTATGTTCGTCTTCCTGATTCTCAGGACCACCCTGAAAAGAGTCCGCTTCACGGATGCAGCCGCCGAGAGGATTAAGCACGAAGATTTCTTCGCGGGCAGCATCGCGCTGCTCTTCGTGAGCCACCCGATCCAGACCCAGGCCGTAACCTATATTTCACAGCGCTTTGCGTCGCTGGCGGCCTTCTTCTACCTTCTGTCGTTCCTTCTGTACCTCCGCTCCTGCCTGTCTTCGGCCGGACGATGGCGAACGGCGGCCTATGGCGGCGCCCTCGTTTCCGCCGTCGCCGCAATGCTGACCAAGGAGTTCACTATTACCCTGCCGCTCATGCTGGCGCTGTACGATATAACCTTCCTTCCGGGAAGCATGCGAGACCGGATCAGGAGACTTGCGCCCTTTGCAGCCACCCTCGCGATCATCCCGGCGCTGGTGTTCATCCAGCAGGGCACGCTGCATGACCTGGACAGTACCATGCGGACCATTACCGCGGCTGATTCGAGCAACATCCCCCGGGGGCACTATCTCCTGACCCAGTTCCGCGTCGTGGCGCTCTACCTCAGGCTGCTCTTCATTCCTCTGGGGCAGAACATCGACCACGACGTCCCGGTTTATACCTCGCTCTTTGCACCCGCAGTTCTATTTTCGTTCCTGCTGCTGCTTCTCCTCATTGCCGCCGCGCTGTGGCTCTACGTTGTCTCGAAAAGGAAGCCCGGGCATCCGGAGCTCATGCTGGCGGCCTTCGGGATACTCTGGTTCTTCATCACCCTGTCGGTTGAATCAAGCATCATCCCCCTGGGCGAGCTGGCGGCCGAATACCGGCTTTATCTTCCATCGATCGGCATCAGCATGGCTGTTGTCTCGCTCGGTCATTACGCAGCAAAAATGTTTTCGCTGCGACCTTCCTTCCTGTACGGCGCGTGCGCGCTGGTCGTCATTGCGTTGTCAACTGCATCCTCGCTGAGAAACACGGTTTGGGCCAGCGAAACCGCGCTCTGGGAAGACGCGGCCCGAAAAAGTCCCGCGAGGGTGCGGCCTCATCAGAACCTCGGAACGTATTACGGAACGCAGGGACGCCTGGAGGATGCAAAACGAGAGCTGCTGGCCGCCCTGGCGCTGGCGCCGGCGGATTTTGAACTGCACAACAACCTTGGAGTGATATATAAGCGAATGGGATTATTCGACGAAGCCGAGAGAGAATACACGATTGTGCTCAAGCTTTCTCCCGGCGACGTCATGGCCCGCTACAACCTGGGGAATGTTTACCTGGCTCAAGGGAAAGTACCGGAGGCCATCCGGGAATACGAGTTGACGGTGAAACTCATTCCAGACTACGACGAGGCCCATAACAACCTCGGCATTGCCTATCAGAAGAGCGGGCAGTTCGACGCGGCGATCCGCGAATTCAACCGGGCGCTGCAGCTCAACCCTCAAAATGAACATGTCCGCAGGAACCTCGAAGCTGCCGTCAGAAAATTGTCCCTGCCGCACTGA